GGATGAGACCCTGGCGGTTCGCTGTTCCTGCCGGAGCGCCATCTGCGGCTCCTGCGGCATCAAGGTCAACGGCCACGCCGTCCTCGCCTGCAAGACCAAGATCGCCGATGTGACCAGGGACGGCAAGACGGAGGTCACCGTCGAGCCCTTCGGCAACACCAAGTCCGTCAAGGACCTGGTCTCCGATATGCAGCCCTTCTGGAGCAAAGTCCGCCAGGTGCAGCCCTGGCTCAAGGCCACCCAGCCGCCCCCGGCTCGAGAGTACATTGCCTCTGCCGATGCGATGCAGGACCTCGTCGGCACCATGAACTGCATCATGTGCGGCTGCTGCGTCTCCGATTGCACCGTTCTGGAAGTGGACAAGAACTTCATCGGGCCTGCCGCTCTCGCCAAGGCCTACCGCTTCGTCGCCGATCCCCGTGAGACGGATGCCGCCCGCGATGAGCGCCTCAAGGAGCTGAGCAAGTACGGCGGCATCTGGGACTGCACCCACTGCCTGGAGTGCGTCCAGGTCTGCCCCAAGGGCGTCGCGCCCATGGAGCGCATCCTGGATACCCGCCGCGCCGCCATGGAGGCGGGCTACAAGGACAACAACGGCAGCCGCCACAGCGATTCCTTCGCCAATTCCGTGAAGCACAGCGGCGCCCTCAACGAGCTGCGCCTCCTCCCCGAATCTCTGGGTCTCGACGATGTGGACGCCCAGCTCAAGTTCATGCCTACCGCCCTCCGCGCCGCGGTGAAGCGCAAGGTCCCCCCGATCATCCACAAGAAGCGCCCCGGCGCTGAACACGTCAAGCGCATCTTTGACGAGATGGAGAAACACTAATGCGCTATGCCTACTACCCAGGCTGTG
The window above is part of the Chloroflexota bacterium genome. Proteins encoded here:
- a CDS encoding succinate dehydrogenase/fumarate reductase iron-sulfur subunit, which produces MKNVTFKVKRYNPETKETRFQDYKVEVDESEVVLDALIRVREYQDETLAVRCSCRSAICGSCGIKVNGHAVLACKTKIADVTRDGKTEVTVEPFGNTKSVKDLVSDMQPFWSKVRQVQPWLKATQPPPAREYIASADAMQDLVGTMNCIMCGCCVSDCTVLEVDKNFIGPAALAKAYRFVADPRETDAARDERLKELSKYGGIWDCTHCLECVQVCPKGVAPMERILDTRRAAMEAGYKDNNGSRHSDSFANSVKHSGALNELRLLPESLGLDDVDAQLKFMPTALRAAVKRKVPPIIHKKRPGAEHVKRIFDEMEKH